One window of the Paenibacillus beijingensis genome contains the following:
- a CDS encoding chromate transporter, which yields MSWFEMFWGFFVANVLGYGGGPASIPLMQEEIVNHYGWLTNDQFADLLAVGNALPGPIATKIAAFVGYQQLGWAGFLIATCATVVPSAVALIILLQILNRYRQSSVVKGITLLVQPVIAVMMLLLTWQMSDVSVVSIGIWQSLAIAAVALWAMTKGKIHPAIVIVAAFAYGGLVLSHTI from the coding sequence ATGAGCTGGTTTGAAATGTTCTGGGGTTTTTTTGTTGCGAACGTACTCGGTTACGGGGGAGGACCTGCTTCGATCCCCTTGATGCAAGAGGAGATTGTCAATCATTACGGCTGGCTGACGAACGATCAGTTCGCCGATTTGCTCGCGGTTGGAAACGCACTGCCCGGACCGATCGCCACCAAAATCGCCGCATTTGTAGGGTATCAGCAGCTCGGCTGGGCCGGTTTCTTGATTGCCACCTGCGCCACGGTTGTTCCTTCGGCCGTTGCTTTAATCATTTTGCTGCAAATATTGAACCGCTACCGGCAGTCGTCTGTCGTTAAAGGGATTACGTTATTGGTGCAGCCGGTGATCGCCGTCATGATGCTGCTGTTAACGTGGCAGATGTCGGATGTTTCGGTTGTTTCCATCGGCATATGGCAATCGCTTGCCATTGCGGCGGTGGCGCTGTGGGCGATGACGAAAGGGAAAATCCATCCCGCAATTGTCATCGTGGCCGCATTCGCTTACGGCGGGCTGGTATTGTCGCATACGATATAA
- a CDS encoding Lrp/AsnC family transcriptional regulator: MADKKIINGIPLPDRLDTVDKQILEALHENGRVSYTELAQKIGMSRVAIQARINSMIDEGVIERFTIVINPAKIGVMVSAFFNVDIEPQFLDEVAEKLEMEPSVTSLYHMTGPSTLHMHGIFETTEEMERFLLEKLYKMPGIVKVESQLLLNRYKSRMGMKL, from the coding sequence ATGGCCGACAAAAAAATAATTAACGGAATCCCGCTGCCGGACCGTTTGGATACAGTCGACAAGCAAATTTTAGAAGCGCTGCATGAAAACGGCCGGGTCTCATATACCGAACTTGCGCAAAAAATCGGCATGTCACGCGTTGCAATCCAGGCCCGAATCAATTCGATGATCGACGAAGGCGTAATCGAACGGTTTACGATCGTCATCAATCCGGCCAAAATCGGAGTGATGGTATCCGCCTTTTTTAATGTGGATATCGAACCGCAGTTTTTGGATGAGGTGGCGGAGAAGCTGGAGATGGAGCCATCGGTAACAAGTCTTTATCATATGACCGGTCCAAGTACGCTCCACATGCACGGCATTTTTGAGACTACGGAAGAGATGGAGCGCTTTTTGCTCGAAAAGCTTTATAAAATGCCGGGTATCGTGAAGGTCGAGTCGCAGTTGCTGCTTAATCGGTATAAAAGCCGTATGGGCATGAAGCTATAG
- a CDS encoding KH domain-containing protein: protein MKDLILVIAKALVDHPEDVRVEEKADDRGTVYELSVHRDDVGKVIGKQGRIAKALRTVVSSAAADSQKRVIVDIIS, encoded by the coding sequence ATGAAAGATTTGATTCTTGTCATTGCGAAGGCTTTAGTGGATCATCCGGAGGACGTGCGCGTGGAGGAGAAGGCCGATGACCGCGGAACGGTTTACGAATTGTCCGTACACCGCGACGATGTCGGCAAAGTGATCGGCAAGCAGGGGCGCATCGCCAAGGCGCTGCGCACCGTCGTGTCATCGGCTGCTGCGGACTCGCAAAAGCGGGTCATCGTGGACATCATTTCATAA
- the rpsP gene encoding 30S ribosomal protein S16, producing MAVRIRLKRIGAHKAPFYRVVVSDSRSPRDGRFIEEIGTYNPVAQPAQVNIDEEKALKWLQTGAQASDTVRNLLSKAGVLTKFHELKQQK from the coding sequence ATGGCAGTACGTATTCGTCTGAAACGCATCGGTGCCCACAAGGCTCCTTTCTACCGCGTCGTCGTATCCGATTCCCGTTCGCCGCGTGACGGCCGCTTTATCGAAGAAATCGGTACTTACAATCCGGTTGCACAGCCGGCTCAAGTAAACATCGATGAGGAAAAAGCGCTGAAATGGCTGCAAACGGGAGCTCAAGCTTCCGACACGGTCCGCAACCTGCTTTCCAAAGCAGGCGTGCTTACGAAGTTCCATGAGCTGAAACAACAGAAATAG
- the trmD gene encoding tRNA (guanosine(37)-N1)-methyltransferase TrmD produces MRIDVLTLFPEMFAGVFGASILGKAREKGIVELTAVNFREYANNKHNTVDDYPYGGGGGMVLKPEPVFSAVEDLLGPGGEKTGAGALQGPEQLGIDPQGGDLEGGNGEGSGSEGGNALGGATAVPTEIARPQTAKPPRVILMCPQGEPFTQRKAEELAAEDRLIFICGHYEGYDERIREHLVTDELSIGDYVLTGGELPAMVIIDSVVRLLPGVLGNESSAAADSFSNGLLEYPHYTRPAVFRGWEVPEVLISGHHVRIDSWRREQSLLRTLSRRPELLETAEMTEKEREWIAQRRQETNSCNKES; encoded by the coding sequence ATGCGTATCGACGTCCTCACATTGTTTCCGGAAATGTTTGCCGGCGTATTCGGCGCGAGCATTCTCGGCAAGGCGCGCGAGAAAGGCATCGTAGAGCTTACCGCCGTCAACTTCCGCGAATATGCGAACAATAAGCACAACACGGTCGACGACTACCCGTACGGCGGAGGCGGCGGCATGGTACTGAAGCCGGAGCCGGTATTCTCGGCTGTGGAAGATCTGCTCGGCCCTGGCGGGGAAAAGACGGGGGCCGGCGCTTTGCAAGGGCCCGAGCAGTTAGGCATCGACCCACAAGGCGGCGACCTAGAAGGCGGCAACGGAGAAGGCAGCGGCTCAGAAGGGGGCAACGCACTAGGCGGTGCAACCGCCGTCCCGACCGAAATTGCCCGCCCGCAAACGGCAAAGCCGCCGCGGGTCATTTTGATGTGCCCGCAGGGAGAGCCGTTCACGCAGCGGAAGGCGGAGGAGCTCGCTGCCGAAGATAGGCTTATTTTTATATGCGGCCACTATGAAGGCTATGACGAGCGCATCCGCGAGCATCTCGTGACGGACGAGCTGTCGATCGGCGATTACGTGCTGACGGGCGGAGAGCTGCCGGCGATGGTAATCATCGACAGCGTCGTCCGGCTGCTGCCGGGCGTGCTCGGCAACGAGTCGTCGGCCGCTGCCGATTCGTTCAGCAACGGGCTGCTGGAATATCCCCACTATACCCGTCCGGCGGTTTTCCGCGGCTGGGAAGTGCCGGAGGTGCTCATCTCTGGCCATCACGTCCGCATTGACAGCTGGCGCAGGGAGCAGTCGCTGCTGAGAACGCTCAGCCGCCGTCCGGAGCTGCTGGAGACGGCGGAGATGACGGAGAAGGAGCGGGAATGGATCGCGCAAAGAAGACAGGAAACGAATTCCTGCAACAAAGAAAGTTGA
- a CDS encoding chromate transporter → MSVYKDLTFGLGRTGILGYGGGPSVIPLIRHEAVTRYKWVSDEEFAEILAIANALPGPIATKMAAYLGFRMKGWLGAVVAVCAHILPTSIAIVALLGTLYALKNSKYVAGMIAAVRPVIVVMLGMMAYEFAMKAWKGLGKGFAIAFGLLAFILLSVVNIHPGIVIALFIAYGAFHLRLWSRKTNKEKGMS, encoded by the coding sequence ATGAGTGTGTACAAAGATCTGACGTTTGGATTGGGGAGGACAGGGATATTGGGTTACGGAGGCGGACCGTCGGTTATTCCGCTTATCCGTCATGAAGCGGTTACCCGTTATAAATGGGTAAGCGACGAGGAGTTTGCAGAGATTCTGGCGATTGCAAATGCGCTTCCCGGACCGATCGCAACCAAGATGGCCGCGTATCTTGGATTCCGGATGAAGGGTTGGCTGGGTGCGGTCGTTGCGGTTTGCGCTCACATTTTACCGACTAGTATAGCGATTGTCGCTTTGCTCGGCACATTGTATGCATTAAAAAATTCCAAATATGTCGCGGGCATGATCGCCGCGGTCCGACCGGTCATCGTTGTCATGCTGGGCATGATGGCGTATGAATTTGCGATGAAGGCGTGGAAGGGGCTTGGGAAAGGATTTGCGATTGCTTTTGGACTGCTTGCTTTTATACTGCTCTCCGTTGTCAATATTCATCCCGGCATCGTCATCGCGTTGTTCATTGCGTACGGCGCTTTTCACTTGAGATTATGGAGCCGTAAGACGAATAAAGAGAAAGGGATGTCATAA
- the dctA gene encoding C4-dicarboxylate transporter DctA has protein sequence MKQEAISRKKPFYKGLFFQIIVSIVAGVLVGYFYPDLGNALKPLGDGFIKLIKMIIAPLVFGVVVVGIAKVGDIKAVGRIGGKTILYFEIVTTFALIIGLVVANIANPGKGMNVDATTLSTDAVEAKTKGAELPSEADFIMNIIPESVVGAFATNSMLQVLLVSCLFGFALVHTGGRTSEVILDLLERVNEVIFKIMGYIMKLTALATFGAMAAAVSQYGLNMLISFGKLFIAMTIACLIFVVVLAIVMRVFTGLSLWKMIKYIREEIFLSFATGSTEAVMPQLMEKMEKAGCNRAVVGLVVPTGYSFNLDGASIYLSLALVFLAQATGVELSLAQQLLMLGILMLTSKGMAGIPGSAFVALSATAAATGVIPIAAVALMLAPDRIMGNYRTTVNIIGYAVASFIVARWERLLNVEQAKDALIGNVKPQAAKTFSEAV, from the coding sequence ATGAAACAAGAAGCAATATCTCGCAAAAAACCTTTTTACAAGGGGCTTTTCTTTCAAATTATCGTGTCGATCGTTGCAGGTGTTTTGGTTGGGTACTTTTACCCGGATCTCGGAAATGCGTTAAAACCTTTAGGGGACGGCTTCATTAAACTGATTAAAATGATTATCGCCCCGCTCGTATTCGGCGTTGTCGTTGTCGGCATCGCAAAGGTCGGCGACATTAAAGCTGTCGGCAGAATCGGGGGCAAAACAATTCTCTACTTCGAGATTGTTACTACGTTCGCACTCATTATCGGTCTGGTCGTTGCCAATATCGCGAACCCGGGCAAAGGCATGAACGTCGACGCGACCACGTTATCGACCGACGCCGTGGAGGCGAAAACGAAAGGCGCGGAGCTTCCGAGCGAAGCGGATTTTATTATGAACATCATTCCGGAGAGCGTTGTCGGAGCGTTCGCAACCAACAGCATGCTTCAGGTGCTGCTTGTCTCCTGTTTGTTCGGTTTTGCGCTTGTTCATACGGGAGGGCGCACTTCGGAAGTGATACTCGATCTGCTTGAGCGGGTTAACGAGGTCATCTTCAAAATCATGGGTTATATTATGAAGCTGACGGCGCTGGCCACTTTCGGGGCGATGGCCGCTGCTGTCAGCCAATACGGTCTAAACATGCTGATCTCGTTCGGCAAGCTGTTTATCGCCATGACCATCGCATGTCTCATCTTCGTTGTTGTTCTGGCCATTGTAATGCGTGTATTTACCGGACTTAGCCTCTGGAAGATGATCAAATACATCCGCGAAGAAATTTTTCTATCGTTCGCTACCGGTTCAACGGAAGCCGTTATGCCACAGCTGATGGAAAAAATGGAGAAAGCGGGCTGCAACCGCGCCGTGGTCGGCTTGGTCGTACCAACCGGATATTCATTCAACCTCGATGGCGCCTCCATCTACCTGTCGTTGGCTCTCGTCTTCCTGGCCCAAGCAACAGGCGTTGAATTGTCGCTTGCGCAGCAGCTTCTTATGCTCGGCATATTGATGTTAACTTCGAAAGGGATGGCGGGCATTCCGGGTTCCGCCTTTGTCGCGCTGTCGGCGACAGCCGCTGCGACCGGCGTCATTCCAATCGCAGCCGTCGCGCTCATGCTCGCTCCGGACCGCATTATGGGCAATTACCGGACCACAGTCAACATTATCGGTTATGCCGTTGCTTCCTTTATCGTTGCGCGTTGGGAACGTTTGCTCAATGTCGAGCAAGCCAAAGACGCCTTGATCGGAAATGTTAAGCCTCAAGCCGCTAAAACATTCTCTGAAGCGGTTTGA
- the ffh gene encoding signal recognition particle protein, which yields MAAFEGLTGRLQNVFGKLRGKGKVSEDDVNEAMREVRLALLEADVNFKVVKEFIAKVKERAIGQEVMKSFTPGMVIIDIVNKELTELMGGTQSKLAKANRPPTVIMMAGLQGAGKTTTSGKLALMLQKGNHKPLLVAGDIYRPAAIKQLQVLGAQIGVPVFSLGDQTSPVEIARAGVAHAKENGHDYVIVDTAGRLHIDEALMEELKQIHEVTKPDEVLLVVDSMTGQEAVNVAKSFHEQLELTGVVLTKLDGDTRGGAALSVKAVTGCPIKFAATGEKIVPLEPFHPERMASRILGMGDMLSLIEKAQSNIDAEKAAEMERKMRTAEFTFEDFLEQMEQVRKLGPLDQIMEMLPGMNKAKGLKDLKVDEKQVGRVEAIVKSMTIAEKRKPEIINHSRRRRIAAGSGTNVAEVNRLIKQFEDMRKMMKQFSSMMGPKGPKGGMKGLKGLLGKNMKFPFG from the coding sequence ATGGCGGCATTTGAAGGTTTGACGGGCCGGCTGCAGAACGTGTTCGGCAAGCTGAGAGGCAAAGGCAAAGTTTCCGAGGACGATGTGAACGAAGCGATGCGCGAAGTCCGGCTGGCTCTGCTTGAGGCCGATGTCAACTTCAAGGTTGTGAAGGAGTTTATCGCCAAGGTCAAGGAACGGGCTATCGGCCAGGAAGTTATGAAGAGCTTCACGCCGGGCATGGTCATTATCGATATCGTCAACAAAGAGCTGACGGAGCTGATGGGCGGCACGCAGAGCAAGCTGGCCAAAGCGAATCGACCGCCGACGGTCATTATGATGGCGGGCCTGCAGGGCGCGGGTAAGACGACGACGTCCGGCAAGCTGGCGTTAATGCTGCAAAAAGGCAACCATAAGCCGCTGCTCGTGGCGGGAGACATTTACCGCCCGGCTGCGATCAAGCAGCTGCAGGTGCTGGGCGCGCAAATAGGCGTTCCGGTCTTTTCGCTCGGCGACCAGACGTCTCCCGTCGAAATCGCGCGCGCAGGCGTTGCGCATGCGAAGGAGAACGGCCACGATTACGTCATCGTCGATACGGCTGGCCGACTCCATATCGATGAAGCGCTGATGGAAGAGCTGAAGCAGATTCATGAGGTGACGAAGCCCGATGAAGTGCTGCTTGTCGTCGATAGTATGACCGGTCAGGAAGCGGTCAATGTGGCGAAGAGCTTCCATGAGCAGCTGGAGCTGACCGGCGTCGTGCTGACGAAGCTGGACGGCGATACGCGCGGCGGCGCCGCGCTGTCGGTCAAGGCCGTGACCGGCTGTCCGATCAAATTCGCGGCAACCGGCGAGAAGATCGTGCCTCTTGAGCCGTTCCACCCCGAGCGGATGGCTTCGCGTATTCTCGGCATGGGCGATATGCTGTCCCTGATCGAGAAAGCGCAGTCGAACATCGACGCCGAGAAAGCGGCCGAGATGGAGCGCAAAATGCGCACGGCGGAATTCACGTTCGAGGATTTCCTGGAGCAGATGGAACAGGTCCGCAAGCTCGGGCCGCTCGATCAAATTATGGAAATGCTGCCGGGCATGAACAAAGCCAAAGGCTTGAAAGATTTGAAGGTGGATGAGAAGCAGGTCGGCCGCGTTGAAGCGATCGTCAAGTCGATGACGATCGCGGAGAAGCGCAAGCCGGAAATCATCAATCACAGCCGTCGCCGCCGGATTGCCGCGGGCAGCGGCACGAATGTGGCCGAAGTGAACCGTCTGATCAAGCAGTTTGAAGATATGCGCAAGATGATGAAGCAGTTCTCGTCCATGATGGGTCCGAAAGGTCCGAAGGGCGGCATGAAAGGTTTAAAGGGACTGCTCGGCAAAAACATGAAGTTCCCGTTCGGATGA
- the rimM gene encoding ribosome maturation factor RimM (Essential for efficient processing of 16S rRNA) has product MTEKWFTVGKVANTHGIRGELKIVPHTDFPEQRFAPGSRLTLLKEESVSGGVPVEVQSARLHKNVYIVKLKGYHDINEVEKYKGWMMKIAESQREELEDDEYYYSDIIGCKAVTEEGEELGTISEILSPGANDVWVVDLPKKKQLLLPVIDDVILTVDVKEKKVTVRLMEGMM; this is encoded by the coding sequence ATGACGGAAAAATGGTTTACAGTAGGCAAGGTCGCCAATACGCACGGAATACGGGGTGAGCTCAAAATCGTTCCCCATACCGATTTTCCCGAGCAGCGTTTCGCTCCCGGGAGCCGGCTCACGCTGCTGAAGGAAGAAAGCGTGAGCGGGGGCGTGCCGGTCGAAGTGCAGAGCGCCAGACTGCACAAAAACGTCTACATCGTCAAGCTTAAAGGCTATCATGACATAAACGAAGTCGAAAAATATAAAGGCTGGATGATGAAAATTGCCGAGAGCCAGCGTGAAGAGCTCGAAGATGACGAATATTATTACAGCGATATTATCGGCTGCAAAGCTGTAACGGAGGAAGGCGAGGAGCTTGGCACGATCTCGGAAATTTTAAGCCCCGGTGCCAACGACGTGTGGGTCGTCGATCTTCCGAAGAAAAAGCAGCTGCTGCTTCCCGTAATCGACGATGTCATTTTGACGGTTGACGTGAAGGAAAAAAAAGTGACCGTGCGGCTGATGGAAGGAATGATGTAG
- a CDS encoding PucR family transcriptional regulator — protein sequence MIVEDLLKIPKFRQSRIIAGHNGIERTVESVNMMDAPDIVDFIKPHELLLTTAYAMKDNPEQLETLVSKLAGVGCAGLVIKMKRFLNQIPDQVIAVADRLNFPLIELPLDYSLGEVLHEALSYILEKRTDELRYALDSHRHFSNLVLEGKGIPEILQELSGLLHSPTLLLNHKLEVSSFSRHFEDVSLMAALPAIREAIPPLLPANSSQSVCLIFDTEFPSRQAVILPIQTYQPQGFLVSFIDEELQMNNLPVMAMEQAANVISFEMLKEQAVKERSRRYKNEFFTDLVEGFVTSEQEVLHRGKRYGLNERSISLCIVAKKDPLSESAGGMSASQEVSRFTEREDLYQLLKKQFLNDGKAFVIFPKNDLFVIIRFYNPDEMTFLQMEKELVNQLKKIADHIFESKRIAISFGVGNPVEKHTDIPLTYTEAFDALQTGYNSKKQKFVQLYHIKELIDLLRMIPMANLEEFYNDTFKDMQELGEKERNELMKTLMVFYENHCQIADTAKQLIVHRNTVIYRLEKYEQLTGRNLRSTSDSLRFRVAYLIESLLSGK from the coding sequence GTGATAGTAGAGGATCTTCTTAAAATTCCAAAGTTCCGGCAATCCAGAATTATTGCCGGGCATAACGGAATAGAGCGCACCGTTGAATCCGTCAATATGATGGATGCACCGGATATCGTCGATTTTATTAAGCCTCATGAGCTTCTGCTGACGACGGCCTATGCCATGAAAGATAATCCGGAGCAATTGGAAACGCTTGTGTCCAAATTGGCCGGCGTCGGCTGCGCCGGTCTCGTCATCAAGATGAAACGATTTTTGAACCAAATCCCCGATCAGGTTATAGCCGTCGCTGACCGTTTGAACTTTCCGCTTATCGAGCTGCCTCTTGATTATTCTTTGGGTGAAGTTTTGCACGAAGCATTAAGCTATATTCTGGAGAAAAGAACGGATGAGCTGCGGTACGCATTGGATAGCCATAGACATTTTTCCAATCTTGTCTTGGAAGGAAAAGGAATTCCAGAAATTTTGCAGGAACTTTCCGGCCTTTTGCATTCCCCTACCTTGCTGCTAAATCATAAACTCGAAGTCAGTTCGTTTTCCCGTCACTTTGAAGACGTCTCTCTTATGGCGGCGCTGCCTGCGATCCGGGAAGCCATCCCCCCGTTATTGCCGGCGAATTCCAGTCAGTCGGTATGTCTTATTTTCGATACAGAGTTTCCAAGCCGGCAAGCCGTCATTCTCCCTATTCAAACGTATCAGCCTCAAGGGTTCCTCGTTTCATTTATAGACGAAGAGCTGCAAATGAATAATCTTCCGGTAATGGCAATGGAACAGGCTGCTAACGTGATCAGTTTCGAAATGTTGAAGGAGCAGGCGGTTAAGGAGCGCTCAAGAAGGTACAAAAATGAATTTTTTACAGATTTGGTTGAAGGCTTTGTAACTTCTGAACAGGAAGTGCTTCACCGCGGAAAAAGATACGGCTTAAATGAAAGAAGCATTTCTTTATGTATTGTCGCCAAAAAAGATCCGCTTTCCGAATCGGCCGGCGGGATGTCCGCTTCGCAGGAAGTAAGCCGGTTTACGGAGCGGGAAGACCTTTATCAATTGCTGAAAAAACAATTTCTGAATGACGGAAAAGCTTTTGTCATCTTTCCAAAAAACGATTTGTTCGTCATCATTCGTTTTTACAATCCGGATGAAATGACTTTTCTCCAAATGGAAAAGGAACTGGTGAATCAGCTCAAAAAGATTGCCGACCATATTTTTGAGAGCAAACGGATCGCCATTTCCTTTGGCGTAGGCAATCCAGTTGAGAAGCATACCGATATTCCACTTACGTATACAGAAGCGTTCGACGCATTGCAAACCGGGTACAACAGCAAGAAACAAAAATTTGTGCAATTATATCACATTAAAGAATTGATTGACTTGTTAAGAATGATTCCGATGGCGAATCTGGAGGAATTTTACAACGATACGTTTAAAGATATGCAAGAGTTGGGTGAGAAGGAGCGGAACGAACTGATGAAAACGCTGATGGTTTTTTACGAAAACCATTGTCAAATCGCCGATACCGCCAAACAGCTCATCGTTCATCGCAATACCGTCATTTACCGGTTAGAAAAGTATGAGCAATTAACAGGCCGTAATTTACGTTCCACAAGCGACAGCCTTCGTTTCCGGGTCGCTTATTTGATCGAATCGCTGCTAAGCGGCAAATAA